Proteins found in one Methanospirillum hungatei JF-1 genomic segment:
- a CDS encoding 50S ribosomal protein L24e, whose amino-acid sequence MIDTHICSFCGLQMEPGTGKMYVKKDGQIFYYCSTKCQKNHKLGRIPRRVRWTTAGRKALGKV is encoded by the coding sequence ATGATTGATACGCATATCTGTTCTTTCTGCGGCCTGCAGATGGAGCCTGGAACCGGGAAGATGTACGTCAAAAAGGACGGACAGATTTTCTATTATTGCAGCACCAAGTGCCAGAAGAACCATAAGCTCGGACGTATTCCACGCCGTGTCAGATGGACCACCGCTGGCCGGAAAGCTCTTGGCAAGGTATAA
- the ndk gene encoding nucleoside-diphosphate kinase: protein MERTFLMVKPDGVQRGLIGEVITRFERRGFKMVASRFEKLPDARVMEHYAEHVQKPFFPGLKAYITSGPCFLMVWEGKDIVKISRDMIGATNPAGAAPGTIRGDYALEIGMNVIHGSDSVETANREIAIHFKPEELVSYTRIDEQYLYE from the coding sequence ATGGAACGGACATTTCTGATGGTAAAGCCAGACGGAGTTCAGCGCGGACTGATCGGTGAGGTTATCACCCGGTTTGAACGCCGCGGATTCAAGATGGTTGCCTCACGATTTGAAAAACTTCCTGATGCACGGGTCATGGAGCATTATGCTGAACACGTGCAGAAACCCTTCTTCCCAGGTCTGAAGGCATACATCACGTCCGGACCGTGTTTCCTTATGGTATGGGAAGGAAAAGATATCGTAAAGATAAGCAGGGATATGATCGGAGCAACCAATCCGGCCGGTGCTGCACCAGGTACGATTCGTGGAGACTATGCCCTTGAGATAGGGATGAATGTCATCCATGGCTCTGATTCTGTTGAAACTGCAAATCGCGAGATTGCTATTCATTTCAAACCGGAAGAACTTGTTTCATATACCCGGATAGATGAACAGTACCTCTACGAATAA
- a CDS encoding tetratricopeptide repeat protein yields the protein MNSENRTIRITSLCILVSLLIAVVLISGCTETDRLSDEAKTAYNSGRYAEAVSLYNQAIELSGSNSQLYYLKGQALFELVRYKDAIDAFTAAIRIQPDYPEAWFMKGRASYMMGDYDEAVRSFYKAIELDETNTEYWYHRGLALSGRGQYDLAISHFDKILQMNPSLEKAWSSRGYAYVMEKNYNDALDSFEEALKINPGNAENWINKASVLRVLGRTDEADIAISQANLLYKKQGEVIARKIPKTPITVIP from the coding sequence ATGAACTCAGAAAACCGGACGATCAGAATCACTTCACTCTGTATCCTTGTATCTCTTCTGATTGCCGTCGTTCTGATATCCGGATGCACAGAGACTGACCGCCTTTCAGACGAAGCAAAGACCGCGTATAATTCTGGAAGGTATGCCGAGGCAGTATCACTCTATAACCAGGCCATCGAATTGTCAGGAAGCAATAGTCAGCTCTACTACCTGAAAGGGCAGGCCCTTTTTGAACTAGTCAGATATAAAGACGCAATAGATGCGTTTACGGCAGCAATACGAATACAACCGGATTATCCTGAGGCATGGTTCATGAAAGGCAGGGCCAGTTATATGATGGGTGATTATGATGAGGCTGTCAGGTCATTCTATAAGGCAATCGAACTTGATGAGACCAACACCGAGTACTGGTATCATCGGGGCCTTGCTCTGTCAGGCCGGGGACAATATGATCTTGCCATCTCTCATTTTGATAAGATACTTCAGATGAACCCATCGCTGGAGAAGGCCTGGAGCTCACGCGGGTATGCCTATGTTATGGAAAAGAACTATAATGATGCGCTGGATTCATTTGAGGAAGCATTGAAGATAAATCCAGGCAATGCAGAGAACTGGATAAACAAGGCATCAGTCCTGCGGGTTTTGGGAAGAACTGATGAGGCTGATATCGCCATAAGTCAGGCAAATCTTCTCTATAAAAAGCAGGGAGAGGTTATTGCCCGTAAAATCCCAAAAACTCCTATAACAGTTATTCCCTGA
- the rpl7ae gene encoding 50S ribosomal protein L7Ae, whose product MANYVTFEVSEEIQNKALEAVEAARESGKIKKGSNEATKAIERGIAQLVLIGGDVEPAEIVMHLGPLCEEKKIPYLFISKQNDIGAACGLEVGSAAAAIVKSGKAKETIDEIAAQIAALKAE is encoded by the coding sequence ATGGCAAACTACGTTACCTTTGAAGTCTCTGAAGAGATCCAGAACAAGGCTCTTGAAGCCGTCGAAGCCGCACGTGAAAGCGGAAAAATCAAAAAGGGCTCCAACGAAGCCACCAAGGCCATCGAGCGCGGGATCGCACAGCTGGTCCTTATTGGCGGAGATGTTGAACCAGCAGAGATCGTCATGCATCTTGGACCACTCTGCGAAGAAAAGAAGATTCCGTATCTCTTCATCAGCAAGCAGAATGATATCGGCGCTGCTTGCGGACTGGAAGTCGGCTCTGCTGCTGCAGCTATCGTAAAGTCCGGAAAAGCAAAAGAGACCATCGATGAAATTGCTGCCCAGATAGCAGCTCTCAAAGCTGAGTGA
- a CDS encoding 30S ribosomal protein S28e encodes MDGTPAEVIEVIGSTGMHGEAMQVKARILDGPNKGRIITRNTVGPIREGDVLMLLETEREAKKLSRR; translated from the coding sequence ATGGACGGAACGCCCGCTGAAGTAATCGAGGTTATCGGGTCAACCGGTATGCATGGAGAAGCCATGCAGGTGAAAGCCCGTATCCTTGATGGCCCGAACAAGGGGCGGATTATCACCCGTAACACGGTAGGACCGATCCGTGAAGGTGATGTTCTGATGCTCCTTGAGACTGAACGTGAAGCAAAGAAACTTTCCCGGAGGTAA